In one Erythrobacteraceae bacterium WH01K genomic region, the following are encoded:
- a CDS encoding PhoH family protein: MGRKPTSAADPVISPDPVPSREIRRARTEMSFDNQSLLGPLFGQFDANLVQVENRLGVFIAARGGKVEIEGPEDAVARARDVLQSMYDRLARGQDLDGGAIEALIAMSNEPTLEGIISGKQDSAPIMIRTRRKTIVPRSAKQIEYMRSLSRDDIIFALGPAGTGKTYLAVAQAVSQLITGSVQRLILSRPAVEAGEKLGFLPGDMKDKVDPYLRPLYDALFDCMPPEQVERRIASGEIEIAPIAFMRGRTLADAFVILDEAQNTTKEQMKMFLTRFGQNSRMVVCGDPKQVDIPGGDRMSGLADAVEKLEGIEGFGTVRFSAADVVRHPIVGRIVEAYERPTE, translated from the coding sequence ATGGGCCGTAAACCGACATCCGCCGCCGATCCGGTGATTTCACCCGATCCCGTCCCCAGCCGCGAAATTCGCCGTGCCCGCACGGAAATGTCGTTCGACAACCAGTCGCTTCTCGGCCCCCTGTTCGGACAATTCGATGCCAATCTGGTGCAGGTCGAGAATCGCCTCGGCGTGTTCATCGCCGCGCGCGGGGGCAAGGTCGAGATCGAGGGACCCGAGGACGCCGTCGCCCGTGCGCGCGACGTCTTGCAGAGCATGTATGACCGGCTGGCCCGTGGACAGGATCTCGATGGCGGCGCGATCGAGGCCCTGATTGCCATGTCGAACGAACCGACGCTGGAAGGGATCATTTCGGGCAAGCAGGACAGCGCCCCGATCATGATCCGCACCCGCCGGAAAACCATCGTTCCGCGCAGTGCGAAACAGATCGAATACATGCGCAGCCTGTCGCGCGACGACATCATCTTTGCGCTGGGCCCGGCGGGTACGGGCAAGACCTATCTCGCCGTGGCGCAGGCGGTCAGCCAGCTCATCACCGGCAGCGTCCAGCGCCTGATCCTGTCCCGTCCGGCGGTGGAGGCCGGGGAAAAGCTCGGCTTCCTGCCCGGCGACATGAAGGACAAGGTCGATCCCTATCTGCGCCCGCTCTACGATGCGCTGTTCGACTGCATGCCGCCCGAACAGGTGGAACGCCGCATCGCCAGCGGCGAGATTGAGATCGCCCCCATCGCCTTCATGCGCGGGCGCACGCTGGCCGATGCCTTCGTCATCCTGGACGAGGCGCAGAACACGACGAAGGAACAGATGAAGATGTTCCTCACCCGCTTCGGCCAGAACAGCCGCATGGTGGTGTGCGGCGACCCCAAGCAGGTCGATATCCCCGGCGGCGACCGGATGAGCGGACTTGCCGACGCGGTCGAAAAGCTGGAAGGCATAGAAGGCTTCGGAACCGTCCGGTTCAGCGCCGCCGATGTCGTGCGGCACCCGATCGTGGGCCGCATTGTCGAGGCTTATGAAAGGCCGACCGAGTAA
- the ybeY gene encoding rRNA maturation RNase YbeY, translating into MDLDIDVEDWPSGTDWTALSERAAGAAISVEPALGHDRLTASILFTSNEEVHTLNREWRGRDKPTNVLSFPMLDRESLLALEDGDGPPEMLGDIALAREVCAKEADDKSIVLADHAAHLLVHGLLHLAGHDHVDSDAQAEAMEKLEIEALALMGIADPYGDRNFQE; encoded by the coding sequence GTGGATCTCGATATCGATGTAGAAGACTGGCCGTCCGGCACCGACTGGACCGCCTTGTCCGAACGGGCCGCAGGCGCCGCGATCTCGGTCGAACCGGCGCTGGGCCATGACCGGCTGACGGCCAGTATCCTGTTCACCTCGAACGAGGAGGTTCACACCCTCAACCGCGAATGGCGCGGGCGGGACAAGCCGACGAACGTCCTTTCCTTCCCGATGCTGGATCGTGAAAGCCTCCTCGCGCTGGAAGATGGCGACGGACCGCCGGAAATGCTGGGCGATATCGCCCTGGCGCGGGAAGTCTGCGCGAAAGAAGCGGACGACAAGTCCATCGTCTTGGCCGACCATGCCGCCCACCTTCTCGTCCACGGGCTGCTCCATCTCGCCGGCCACGACCATGTCGACAGCGACGCGCAGGCAGAGGCGATGGAAAAACTGGAAATCGAAGCGCTTGCGTTAATGGGTATCGCGGACCCATATGGGGACCGCAACTTTCAGGAGTGA
- a CDS encoding hemolysin family protein, translated as MPDTDSDRSSGAGEAESSGRLLPAMRRLLRLDTGERSLREQLEETIDQHEGESEADEEEPSNGDLSGVERQMLRNLLHFSEHDADDVAVPRGEIIAVEATAPWEKLIGIFSEHGHSRLPVYRDQLDDVIGMIHIKDVFPYLATGKVPPDDWTVLMRQPLYVPQARGALDVLADMRARRMHLAIVVDEFSGTDGIITIEDLVEEIVGEIEDEHDEAPVQWVVPIGDGMWDCDARAELEDVARDLDPRLADVEEAVDTLGGLTFILAEQVPPVGTVVEHSSGWKIEVLAGDETHVTRVRLHQPEQAEEDEES; from the coding sequence ATGCCCGACACAGACAGCGATAGAAGCTCCGGCGCGGGAGAAGCCGAGAGTAGCGGCCGGCTGCTGCCCGCAATGCGCCGCTTGCTGCGCCTCGATACAGGGGAGCGTTCGCTCCGCGAGCAGCTGGAAGAAACCATCGACCAGCACGAGGGCGAGAGCGAGGCCGACGAGGAAGAGCCGTCGAATGGCGACCTGTCCGGTGTCGAGCGCCAGATGCTGCGCAACCTCCTCCATTTCAGCGAACACGATGCCGACGACGTGGCGGTGCCGCGCGGAGAGATCATCGCGGTCGAGGCCACCGCCCCGTGGGAAAAGCTGATCGGCATATTCTCCGAACACGGCCATTCGCGCCTGCCGGTCTATCGCGACCAGCTGGACGACGTGATCGGGATGATCCACATCAAGGACGTCTTCCCCTACCTTGCCACCGGCAAGGTCCCGCCGGACGACTGGACCGTCCTGATGCGGCAACCGCTCTACGTACCGCAGGCACGCGGCGCGCTGGACGTGCTGGCCGATATGCGCGCCCGCCGGATGCACCTTGCCATCGTGGTCGACGAGTTTTCCGGCACGGACGGCATCATCACGATCGAGGACCTGGTCGAGGAAATCGTCGGCGAGATCGAGGACGAGCATGACGAGGCTCCCGTACAATGGGTCGTGCCCATCGGCGATGGCATGTGGGACTGCGATGCCCGGGCAGAGCTGGAAGATGTCGCCCGCGACCTCGACCCGCGCCTCGCCGATGTCGAGGAAGCGGTGGATACGCTGGGCGGCCTGACCTTCATCCTGGCCGAGCAGGTTCCCCCCGTCGGCACGGTGGTGGAGCATTCCAGCGGCTGGAAGATCGAGGTGCTGGCAGGCGACGAGACCCACGTCACCCGGGTCCGCCTGCACCAGCCGGAACAGGCCGAGGAAGACGAGGAAAGCTAG
- a CDS encoding LysR substrate-binding domain-containing protein, with translation MPLRRLPPLRALEAFMRTVRLGSARAASEELGLSPSALSRRIASLEEFVGKKLFTRARQSMQLTDEGHAFYEAVAPQFEALARAVESQSDNMSLLRLRLGVLPLFGSQRLFPHLGELRRLHPLLHIDIDTGAHLEARVGDTLDAAIILSEGPERGLHAIRLDENKVHAITSRELAASISDKPIEAELAKQTFLIHNELPESFTAWKEEIGLRDLEPVAIDHYDSGQLMLEAAAQGLGIAIMHDDHRRRAADPRLTDLFDVDVDSPYSYWFVCKPTALEERPVRLFHDWLAKAGL, from the coding sequence ATGCCCCTCCGCCGATTACCGCCCCTGCGTGCTCTGGAAGCTTTCATGCGCACTGTTCGCCTCGGTTCTGCACGCGCGGCATCGGAGGAGCTCGGGCTCAGCCCCAGCGCGCTCAGCCGCCGGATCGCCAGCCTGGAAGAATTCGTCGGCAAGAAACTGTTCACCCGCGCCCGGCAGTCGATGCAGCTGACCGATGAAGGCCACGCCTTCTACGAAGCGGTCGCGCCGCAATTCGAGGCACTCGCCCGCGCGGTGGAGAGCCAGTCCGACAACATGTCGCTGCTGCGCCTGCGGCTGGGCGTCCTGCCCCTGTTCGGCAGCCAGCGCCTGTTCCCGCATTTGGGCGAACTGCGCCGCCTGCATCCGCTGCTGCATATCGACATCGATACCGGCGCCCATCTGGAAGCGCGCGTCGGCGACACGCTGGATGCCGCGATCATCCTGTCGGAAGGCCCGGAACGCGGGCTGCACGCGATCAGGCTGGACGAGAACAAGGTTCACGCCATCACCAGCCGCGAACTTGCCGCCTCCATCAGCGACAAGCCGATCGAGGCCGAACTGGCGAAGCAGACTTTCCTGATCCACAACGAGCTGCCTGAAAGCTTCACCGCGTGGAAGGAGGAAATCGGCCTGCGCGACCTGGAGCCTGTCGCCATCGACCATTACGATTCAGGCCAGCTGATGCTGGAAGCGGCGGCGCAGGGCCTGGGCATCGCGATCATGCATGACGACCATCGTCGCAGGGCCGCCGACCCGCGATTGACGGACCTGTTCGATGTCGATGTGGACAGCCCTTACAGCTACTGGTTCGTCTGCAAGCCCACGGCGCTGGAGGAAAGGCCCGTGCGCCTGTTCCACGACTGGCTGGCAAAGGCCGGGCTCTAG
- a CDS encoding peptidylprolyl isomerase, with amino-acid sequence MADTLTFTLDTGDGNGGDVVIKLRPDLAPNHVERIAALASEGFYDGVIFHRVIDGFMAQGGDPTGTGMGGSEKPDLKAEFNSEPHVRGTCSMARSQMPDSANSQFFICFGDTEFLDGQYTVWGQVTEGMDHVDALPKGEPPANPGKIVKATVS; translated from the coding sequence ATGGCCGATACACTGACCTTCACTCTCGACACCGGCGACGGCAATGGCGGCGACGTCGTGATCAAGCTGCGCCCCGATCTTGCCCCGAACCATGTCGAGCGTATCGCCGCGCTGGCAAGCGAGGGGTTCTATGACGGCGTGATCTTCCACCGCGTCATCGACGGTTTCATGGCACAGGGCGGCGATCCGACCGGCACCGGCATGGGCGGCAGCGAGAAGCCCGACCTGAAAGCGGAATTCAATTCCGAACCGCATGTGCGCGGCACCTGCTCCATGGCCCGTTCGCAGATGCCGGACAGCGCCAACAGCCAGTTCTTCATCTGCTTCGGCGATACCGAATTCCTCGACGGCCAGTACACCGTATGGGGCCAGGTGACCGAAGGCATGGACCATGTCGACGCACTGCCCAAGGGCGAGCCGCCGGCGAACCCGGGCAAGATCGTCAAAGCGACCGTCAGCTGA
- the mgtE gene encoding magnesium transporter: MTSPEPLDYGTNVADLDLEDAESRGRPDDRIDDERHDEENRLKPAYVRAVEDALDAGDKQAVYDLVEPLHPADVADLLELFDRDERAQLAVAISDLMTSDVVAELNDFVREDMMEAMPADAVALIAEQLDTDDAVQLIEDLDEPEQAAILAEMDAGDRAVIENALSYPEETAGRLMQREFVAVPEHLKVGDLIDMLRAQNDLPTEFFEIFVVDAAHHPVGTCNLSWILRAPRNVALTDVMKRDQTLIPVSMDQEEVALMFQKYALISAAVVDENERLVGQMTVDDVVHIIAEEAGEDALLMSGAGEGDINEPLRDAYRSRVRWLIANLGTALIASLIIAAFGAAIEKLVALAVLMPIVASIGGNAGTQTMAVTVRAIAMNQLTQANTKRILWREMRVAMMNGATIAVLIGLATWVIFSPMLGGVIAAAMIINVVVAGLAGVLVPVIFDRLDTDPALASSVFVTMITDSMGFFAFLGLAVLSGLAA, from the coding sequence ATGACCTCGCCCGAGCCTCTCGACTACGGCACCAATGTGGCCGATCTCGATCTCGAGGACGCGGAGAGCCGGGGCCGCCCGGACGACCGGATCGACGACGAGCGTCACGACGAGGAAAACCGGCTGAAGCCAGCCTATGTCCGCGCGGTCGAGGATGCGCTGGACGCGGGCGACAAGCAGGCGGTCTACGACCTTGTCGAACCGCTGCATCCGGCCGATGTGGCCGACCTCCTGGAACTGTTCGACCGCGACGAACGTGCGCAGCTGGCAGTGGCCATCAGCGACCTGATGACCAGCGATGTCGTGGCCGAACTCAACGACTTCGTGCGCGAAGACATGATGGAGGCGATGCCCGCCGACGCGGTCGCGCTGATTGCCGAACAGCTGGACACCGACGACGCCGTCCAGCTGATCGAGGATCTCGACGAGCCGGAGCAGGCCGCCATCCTGGCGGAAATGGATGCGGGCGACCGCGCCGTCATCGAAAACGCCCTGTCCTACCCGGAAGAAACCGCCGGGCGCCTGATGCAGCGCGAATTCGTGGCGGTGCCGGAACATCTGAAAGTCGGCGACCTCATCGACATGCTGCGGGCGCAAAACGACCTGCCGACGGAATTCTTCGAAATCTTCGTGGTCGATGCCGCGCATCACCCGGTCGGCACGTGCAACCTGTCGTGGATCCTGCGCGCGCCCCGCAATGTCGCGCTGACCGATGTGATGAAGCGCGACCAGACCCTGATCCCGGTATCGATGGACCAGGAAGAAGTCGCGCTGATGTTCCAGAAATACGCGCTGATCTCCGCTGCCGTGGTGGACGAGAACGAGCGCCTGGTCGGCCAGATGACGGTCGACGACGTGGTCCACATCATCGCCGAGGAAGCGGGCGAGGATGCACTGCTGATGTCGGGCGCGGGCGAAGGCGACATCAACGAACCGCTGCGCGACGCCTATCGCAGCCGCGTACGCTGGCTAATCGCAAATCTGGGCACCGCGCTGATCGCCTCGCTGATCATCGCCGCCTTCGGCGCTGCGATCGAGAAGCTGGTCGCGCTTGCCGTGCTGATGCCGATCGTCGCCAGCATCGGCGGCAATGCCGGCACGCAGACGATGGCCGTGACGGTTCGCGCCATCGCGATGAACCAGCTGACGCAGGCGAATACGAAGCGCATATTGTGGCGCGAAATGCGCGTTGCGATGATGAACGGTGCGACCATCGCCGTCCTGATCGGGCTGGCGACCTGGGTGATCTTCAGCCCCATGCTGGGCGGCGTGATCGCAGCGGCTATGATCATCAACGTCGTCGTGGCGGGACTGGCAGGCGTGCTGGTTCCGGTGATCTTCGACCGGCTGGATACCGACCCCGCCCTCGCCAGCAGCGTATTCGTGACGATGATCACGGACTCCATGGGCTTCTTCGCGTTCCTCGGCCTCGCGGTGCTGTCCGGACTGGCTGCCTGA
- a CDS encoding DUF1489 domain-containing protein — protein MPLNLTKIAFGAQSFDDIENWYAGRRSPNLATRYRPTRWQECIGGSLFWIHQHNIVARSPITGFSETKTGRWSIDLEPRLIRVMPVPKRAHQGWRYLKIEPPRDLEDGEDIGDVLPGRLAGKLQRLGLI, from the coding sequence ATGCCGCTCAACCTGACCAAGATAGCCTTCGGGGCGCAGAGCTTCGACGATATCGAAAACTGGTATGCCGGGCGCCGCAGCCCCAACCTCGCCACCCGCTATCGCCCGACCCGGTGGCAGGAATGCATCGGTGGCTCGCTGTTCTGGATCCACCAGCACAACATCGTCGCCCGCAGCCCCATCACGGGCTTTTCGGAGACGAAGACCGGGCGCTGGTCGATCGACCTCGAACCGCGCCTCATTCGCGTGATGCCCGTGCCCAAGCGTGCGCACCAGGGCTGGCGCTATCTCAAGATCGAGCCGCCCCGCGACCTGGAAGACGGCGAGGATATCGGCGATGTTCTGCCCGGCAGGCTGGCCGGGAAGCTCCAGCGCCTGGGCCTGATCTAG
- a CDS encoding phosphatase PAP2 family protein has product MTIRLDRLSGTGAVPRLDSGTRLSALMAAALGSSMIALAVITAKTGIRFHSEFLGIAGLAVVTAVLSLYCDFRGLGWRIADLARLMTFFIASLLLCGLVSNGGLGLRMPVADPLLASLDAYLPLDSRSMVYFTASQDMAVRVLKWAYDSSAVLCLAAAAWMVASGEGLRFWRFVATAVVTMQATAIASMFFPARGAILHYDMKGPGLEGLPIGAGTYAGQTFDMFYSGVGRVVRIEDLNGIVTFPSFHTVLALLIVQGAYATPARWPAIVWAALTIVSTIPMGGHYVTDLIGGFAVWAVSLKTVERISAR; this is encoded by the coding sequence ATGACAATCAGGCTGGATCGCCTGTCGGGAACGGGCGCTGTCCCGCGACTGGATTCAGGCACGCGCCTTTCCGCGCTGATGGCCGCCGCGCTCGGATCGTCCATGATCGCGCTTGCCGTCATCACCGCGAAGACCGGCATCCGGTTCCACTCGGAATTCCTGGGCATCGCCGGCCTCGCCGTGGTGACGGCGGTCCTGTCGCTCTATTGCGATTTTCGCGGGCTCGGCTGGCGCATTGCCGACCTTGCCAGGCTGATGACTTTCTTCATCGCCAGCCTCCTGCTGTGCGGCCTCGTGTCGAATGGCGGACTGGGCCTGCGGATGCCCGTGGCGGACCCGTTGCTGGCAAGCCTGGACGCGTATCTGCCGCTGGACAGCCGCAGCATGGTCTATTTCACAGCGTCGCAGGATATGGCGGTCAGGGTCCTGAAATGGGCCTATGACAGTTCGGCGGTTCTCTGCCTCGCCGCTGCCGCATGGATGGTCGCCAGCGGCGAGGGACTGCGGTTCTGGCGGTTTGTCGCGACGGCGGTCGTGACCATGCAGGCAACGGCCATCGCGTCGATGTTCTTTCCCGCTCGCGGCGCAATCCTGCATTACGATATGAAAGGCCCCGGACTGGAAGGGTTGCCGATCGGCGCCGGCACCTATGCCGGACAGACATTCGATATGTTCTATTCCGGCGTAGGCCGGGTCGTCAGGATCGAGGATCTGAACGGAATCGTCACCTTCCCGTCGTTCCACACCGTTCTCGCGCTGCTGATCGTGCAGGGTGCCTATGCAACGCCTGCAAGGTGGCCCGCCATCGTCTGGGCGGCGCTGACCATCGTGTCGACAATCCCGATGGGCGGGCATTACGTGACCGACCTGATCGGCGGTTTCGCAGTCTGGGCGGTATCGTTGAAAACCGTGGAGCGTATCTCGGCCCGGTGA
- a CDS encoding DsbA family oxidoreductase, translated as MTETDTKGDTGNARRMTIDIWSDVMCPWCLVGWGNLSQALDQLDGEIDADIRWHAFELNPDMAEQGEDRTAHIARKYGRTIDQSKQVQGQMREAAQAAGVSLDYEGEEPAPEAMMWNTFAAHRLLSWTLQNRGAEKQTELKLALFKAHFNERRRIGDRDVLLDVAEGVGLSREDALSAFADDTTAAQVRSEERQAFEANITGVPAMVIEGKFLVPGAQPPEAYVNALRRVAAKTDA; from the coding sequence ATGACCGAAACCGACACCAAAGGCGATACCGGCAATGCCCGTCGGATGACCATCGACATCTGGTCCGACGTGATGTGCCCATGGTGCCTCGTCGGATGGGGAAACCTGTCGCAGGCGCTGGACCAGCTTGACGGCGAGATCGACGCCGACATTCGCTGGCACGCGTTCGAGCTCAATCCCGACATGGCGGAGCAGGGCGAGGACCGCACCGCGCATATCGCCCGCAAATACGGCCGCACGATCGACCAGTCGAAACAGGTGCAGGGCCAGATGCGCGAGGCGGCGCAGGCAGCCGGCGTGTCCCTCGATTACGAAGGCGAGGAGCCGGCGCCCGAAGCGATGATGTGGAACACCTTTGCCGCGCACCGCCTGCTGTCGTGGACGCTGCAGAACCGGGGCGCGGAAAAGCAGACGGAACTGAAGCTCGCGCTGTTCAAGGCGCATTTCAACGAACGCCGCCGCATCGGTGATCGCGACGTCCTGCTGGATGTGGCCGAAGGCGTCGGGCTCAGCCGGGAAGACGCCCTGTCGGCCTTTGCCGACGATACAACCGCCGCGCAGGTCCGCTCGGAAGAGCGGCAGGCGTTCGAGGCGAATATTACCGGCGTCCCCGCCATGGTGATCGAAGGCAAGTTCCTGGTGCCCGGAGCGCAGCCACCCGAAGCCTATGTCAATGCGCTGCGCCGCGTGGCGGCAAAAACCGACGCCTGA
- the nudC gene encoding NAD(+) diphosphatase codes for MTNKPVAFTGSRLDRADNLRADPDALAGMMNWKARLLALDGLMPQMDDAGGLLWGSLADAPEDAELVFLGLDPAGDGPAKPCFAAVPQQGDAAPRISNPRVWAAMMALSADDLAIYGGARSIVNWHARHRFCAQCGKPTRIAKGGWQRDCPAEAGGCGTQHFPRTDPVTIMLVERDGELMLGRGKGWPEKAYSALAGFVEPGESMEEGVAREVLEESGIVVHSVSYIASQPWPFPSQLMIGCHALAEPGDIDVDTTELEDVRFFTREEVQAAMNGEEGAPLGAPPPQAIANHLLGWWLERTGS; via the coding sequence ATGACGAACAAACCTGTTGCTTTTACCGGTTCGCGGCTCGACCGGGCAGACAATTTGCGCGCCGATCCCGATGCGCTGGCGGGAATGATGAACTGGAAGGCGCGGCTGCTCGCGCTCGACGGTCTCATGCCGCAAATGGACGATGCCGGTGGCCTTCTTTGGGGTTCACTGGCCGACGCGCCGGAGGATGCGGAACTCGTTTTCCTCGGGCTCGACCCGGCGGGCGACGGCCCGGCGAAGCCCTGTTTCGCCGCCGTCCCGCAGCAGGGTGATGCGGCCCCGCGCATCAGCAACCCGCGCGTATGGGCCGCGATGATGGCGCTGTCGGCCGACGATCTCGCCATTTACGGCGGCGCGCGCAGCATCGTGAACTGGCACGCAAGGCACCGTTTCTGCGCCCAGTGCGGCAAACCGACGCGCATTGCCAAGGGCGGCTGGCAGCGCGATTGCCCGGCAGAGGCGGGCGGATGCGGAACGCAGCATTTCCCGCGCACCGACCCCGTCACCATCATGCTGGTCGAACGGGACGGGGAACTCATGCTGGGCCGGGGAAAGGGCTGGCCGGAGAAAGCCTATTCCGCGCTTGCCGGGTTCGTGGAACCGGGGGAAAGCATGGAAGAAGGCGTCGCCCGCGAAGTGCTGGAGGAATCCGGCATCGTCGTCCATTCCGTCAGCTACATCGCCAGCCAGCCCTGGCCGTTCCCCTCGCAGCTGATGATCGGCTGCCACGCGCTGGCAGAGCCGGGCGACATCGATGTGGACACCACCGAGCTGGAGGATGTGCGCTTCTTCACCCGCGAAGAGGTGCAGGCCGCGATGAACGGGGAAGAAGGCGCCCCGTTAGGCGCGCCTCCGCCGCAGGCCATTGCCAATCACCTGCTTGGCTGGTGGCTGGAAAGGACAGGATCATGA
- a CDS encoding serine hydrolase — MAYRTFDDGFDQAQVSRRALLRGGALAGAGALLAGIPMWRAALAHNHAGGVMHTMAWPGVTEEVTGYVAQGKVANMLATFGWGTGDALQTVGGGKLTIGQPAMADADSLYRIYSMTKPVTGMATMMLIDDGKLGLDQPLAEILPAYSDMMVQKTYDGSITDLVPAERPITIRQLLTHTAGLGYGIIQKGPISKEYERLGLVPGEVSRIPIPGIGRAKPVEGLANFADRLAEVPLVLQPGTKWSYSVSLDLLGRVIEVASGTDFASFLQDNIFTPAGMDSTYFQVPRSEVGRFTTNYGILNGTPLPIDPAAASIYLDEPAFPFGGAGLVSSPRDYDRFLRMLLGYGKIDGKRVMGELAVRVGTRNILPSTVRTEGTWIEGQGFGAGGRVTGGAFGWGGAAGTAAFADFGSGLRAQLYTQYMPSESYPIQNQFPDLVRADLAAMTGKGGAE; from the coding sequence ATGGCTTACCGGACATTCGACGACGGCTTCGATCAGGCGCAGGTCAGCCGCCGGGCCCTGCTTCGCGGCGGGGCGCTGGCCGGGGCCGGTGCGCTGCTGGCCGGTATTCCGATGTGGCGCGCGGCGCTTGCCCACAATCATGCAGGCGGGGTGATGCACACGATGGCGTGGCCCGGCGTGACCGAGGAAGTCACCGGCTATGTCGCGCAGGGCAAGGTCGCCAACATGCTGGCGACCTTCGGCTGGGGAACGGGCGATGCGTTACAGACAGTGGGCGGCGGGAAACTGACCATCGGCCAGCCTGCGATGGCCGACGCGGACAGCCTGTATCGCATCTATTCCATGACCAAGCCCGTGACCGGCATGGCGACGATGATGCTGATCGATGACGGCAAGCTCGGCCTCGACCAGCCGCTGGCCGAAATCCTCCCGGCCTATTCCGACATGATGGTGCAAAAGACCTATGACGGGTCGATCACCGATCTCGTCCCGGCAGAGCGGCCGATCACGATCCGGCAATTGCTGACCCATACGGCAGGGCTTGGCTATGGCATCATCCAGAAAGGTCCGATCTCCAAGGAATACGAACGGCTCGGGCTCGTGCCCGGAGAGGTCAGCCGTATCCCGATCCCGGGCATCGGACGGGCCAAGCCGGTGGAGGGTCTTGCCAATTTCGCCGACCGGCTGGCCGAGGTGCCGCTGGTCCTGCAACCGGGCACGAAATGGAGCTATTCGGTCAGCCTCGACCTGCTGGGCCGCGTGATCGAGGTCGCCAGCGGCACCGATTTCGCCAGCTTCCTGCAGGACAATATCTTTACCCCTGCCGGCATGGACAGCACGTATTTCCAGGTGCCGCGCAGCGAAGTCGGGCGTTTCACGACCAATTACGGCATCCTCAACGGCACACCCCTGCCGATCGATCCGGCGGCGGCCTCGATCTATCTCGACGAACCGGCCTTCCCGTTCGGCGGCGCAGGCCTGGTCAGCAGCCCGCGCGACTATGACCGTTTCCTGCGGATGCTGCTGGGTTACGGCAAGATCGACGGCAAGCGCGTGATGGGCGAGCTGGCCGTGCGGGTCGGTACGCGCAACATTCTGCCTTCCACCGTCCGGACAGAAGGGACGTGGATCGAAGGGCAGGGCTTTGGCGCAGGCGGCCGCGTGACGGGTGGCGCGTTCGGCTGGGGCGGCGCTGCAGGAACGGCGGCATTTGCCGATTTCGGCAGCGGCCTTCGCGCGCAGCTTTATACCCAGTACATGCCGAGCGAGAGCTATCCGATCCAGAACCAGTTCCCTGATCTTGTGCGCGCAGACCTCGCCGCCATGACCGGCAAGGGCGGGGCCGAGTGA
- a CDS encoding A/G-specific adenine glycosylase, translating to MTATGKQDLRAIPDALLEWYDANARDLPWRSPPGDAPPDPYRVWLSEVMLQQTTVAAVKPYFEKFTATWPSVDALAKAQDADVMAAWAGLGYYSRARNLVKAARAVAQTGAFPGTEKGLRALPGVGEYTAAAIAAIAFGQRAVVVDANVERVVARLFAIRQPLPAARMAIRAATDRITPDERPGDFAQAMMDLGSSLCTVRAPKCLLCPLAAACEGRVQDPETLPVKAPKKAKPVRRGQAYWIERDDRVWLVARPGTGMLGGMRSLPDDGWNAGGDGSGIAPLDAKWTSLGTVSHGFTHFALEMDVLAATAETDPPGQGTWWPVAQLDDAGLPTLFAKAVRLALSDARS from the coding sequence GTGACCGCCACCGGCAAACAGGACTTGCGCGCAATTCCGGACGCGCTGCTGGAATGGTACGATGCCAATGCCCGCGACCTCCCCTGGCGCAGCCCGCCGGGCGACGCGCCCCCGGACCCGTACCGCGTCTGGCTGTCGGAGGTCATGCTGCAACAGACGACCGTTGCGGCGGTCAAACCCTATTTCGAGAAATTCACGGCGACCTGGCCCAGTGTCGACGCCCTGGCAAAGGCGCAGGATGCCGATGTCATGGCGGCGTGGGCGGGGCTGGGCTATTATTCGCGGGCCCGCAACCTGGTGAAGGCGGCGCGGGCCGTGGCGCAGACGGGCGCGTTTCCGGGCACGGAAAAGGGCCTGCGCGCGCTGCCGGGCGTGGGCGAATACACCGCCGCCGCAATTGCCGCGATCGCTTTTGGCCAGCGGGCGGTGGTGGTCGATGCGAATGTCGAACGCGTTGTCGCCCGCCTGTTCGCTATCCGCCAGCCCTTGCCCGCTGCGCGCATGGCAATCCGGGCAGCGACGGACCGGATTACGCCGGACGAGCGGCCGGGCGATTTCGCGCAGGCGATGATGGATCTGGGATCGTCCCTCTGCACGGTGCGGGCTCCGAAATGCCTTTTATGCCCGCTTGCCGCCGCGTGCGAAGGACGGGTGCAGGATCCCGAAACCCTGCCGGTAAAGGCCCCGAAGAAGGCGAAGCCCGTCCGGCGCGGACAGGCTTACTGGATCGAGCGGGATGACCGGGTCTGGCTGGTTGCGCGGCCCGGCACGGGGATGCTCGGCGGGATGCGGTCGCTGCCGGACGACGGATGGAATGCAGGCGGCGACGGGTCGGGCATCGCTCCGCTGGATGCGAAGTGGACCTCGTTGGGCACGGTATCCCACGGCTTCACGCATTTCGCGCTGGAAATGGACGTGCTGGCGGCCACGGCCGAAACCGATCCCCCGGGGCAGGGCACATGGTGGCCGGTGGCGCAGCTGGACGATGCCGGACTGCCGACGCTGTTCGCGAAGGCGGTGCGGCTGGCCCTGTCGGACGCCAGAAGCTGA